A window of the Nitrospirota bacterium genome harbors these coding sequences:
- a CDS encoding urease accessory protein UreH: MLETEFLTLLGLGLVLGLRHALDTDHLAAVSTVLAQRPSLRASGLIGLSWGLGHTVVLLLVGAMVLVLQVQIPEPFALAAEFGVGAMLVLLGGMLGMRLVRERWHLHTHDHDGEQHVHLHSHALAENHRHGHWWRDSVRPFCIGMAHGLAGSAALLLIVLSSVQSVSEGLTYIAVFGLGSIMGMMLVGIAVSLPVLWSLSLGRPVFLAVQGLASLGSVGVGLMMMFHIAMGSRHF, translated from the coding sequence ATGTTGGAAACTGAATTCCTTACCCTGTTAGGCCTTGGGTTGGTGCTGGGGCTCCGTCACGCGCTGGACACGGACCACCTGGCTGCCGTCTCTACGGTGCTCGCACAACGGCCCTCGCTTCGTGCTTCCGGCCTGATTGGATTGAGCTGGGGACTCGGACATACAGTGGTGTTGTTGCTGGTCGGAGCGATGGTACTGGTGCTCCAGGTGCAAATTCCCGAACCCTTCGCCCTGGCGGCGGAGTTTGGTGTCGGTGCCATGCTCGTGCTTCTGGGTGGCATGCTCGGAATGCGGTTGGTCCGGGAACGCTGGCATCTCCATACACATGACCATGACGGTGAACAGCATGTACATCTGCATAGTCATGCGTTGGCTGAGAATCACCGGCACGGACATTGGTGGCGTGATTCCGTTCGACCGTTCTGTATCGGTATGGCCCATGGCTTGGCTGGGTCGGCGGCCCTGCTGTTGATCGTGCTGTCGTCCGTGCAGTCTGTATCGGAGGGGCTGACCTATATTGCAGTGTTCGGACTTGGCTCAATTATGGGGATGATGCTGGTTGGGATAGCCGTGAGCCTTCCGGTATTGTGGTCACTGAGCCTCGGGCGCCCCGTCTTTCTGGCAGTCCAGGGGCTGGCGAGTCTCGGAAGCGTTGGCGTCGGACTCATGATGATGTTTCACATCGCCATGGGCAGTCGGCACTTCTGA
- the moaA gene encoding GTP 3',8-cyclase MoaA, producing the protein MSELSKDSVADVFGRPLRSLRLSVTDRCNLRCKYCMPEQDYVWLPREDVLTYEEMATLTGCFTDLGVDRVRLTGGEPLLRRDLPRLIRLLLQNRLVTEIALTTNGILLAEQAEALYEAGLHRVTISLDTLRPERFRQLTRRDEYARVMEGIESVGRAGFTGLKLDTVAIRGFNDDELVALIEFAKQVQAEVRFIEYMDVGGANDWSQQQVFSRAEMLTLLSRYYGVIEPIPERGAAPAQRYLLSDGTTFGIIPSTTTPFCATCDRSRVTADGMWYRCLYATTGTDLRTPLRAGAAADEMRVLLRAGWEGRSDRGAEERRALERDGLRVGGLIGIEKLRENPHLEMHARGG; encoded by the coding sequence ATGAGCGAATTATCAAAAGATAGCGTTGCCGATGTGTTTGGCCGGCCGTTGCGGAGTTTGCGGTTGTCCGTGACGGATCGATGCAATCTCCGCTGCAAGTACTGTATGCCGGAACAGGACTATGTCTGGTTACCGCGGGAGGATGTGCTGACGTATGAAGAAATGGCAACGCTGACGGGCTGTTTTACCGATCTGGGTGTCGATCGGGTGCGGCTGACCGGTGGAGAGCCATTGCTTCGACGAGACTTGCCTCGACTGATTCGCCTGCTGCTCCAAAACCGGCTGGTGACAGAAATCGCATTGACGACGAATGGGATTCTTCTGGCAGAACAGGCTGAGGCTCTGTATGAAGCAGGGCTTCACCGTGTCACGATCAGCCTCGATACGTTGAGGCCGGAACGATTTCGTCAACTCACCCGCCGGGATGAGTATGCCCGCGTGATGGAGGGGATTGAGTCGGTCGGCCGTGCGGGGTTCACCGGCCTGAAACTCGATACGGTGGCGATTCGGGGGTTCAATGACGATGAGCTGGTCGCACTGATCGAGTTTGCCAAACAGGTGCAGGCGGAGGTTCGATTCATCGAGTATATGGACGTCGGGGGTGCGAACGATTGGTCTCAACAGCAAGTATTTTCTCGAGCTGAGATGCTCACTCTGCTGAGCAGGTACTATGGGGTAATCGAGCCGATACCTGAGCGGGGAGCTGCGCCGGCTCAGCGATATCTATTGTCGGATGGAACGACCTTCGGGATTATTCCTTCGACGACCACACCGTTCTGCGCCACCTGCGATCGTAGCCGGGTGACCGCCGACGGCATGTGGTATCGCTGTCTGTATGCGACCACAGGTACAGACCTCCGAACGCCCCTCCGTGCCGGTGCAGCGGCGGACGAGATGCGGGTCTTGCTCCGTGCCGGCTGGGAAGGCCGCAGCGACCGAGGCGCAGAAGAGCGCAGAGCCCTTGAACGTGACGGGTTACGTGTTGGGGGGCTCATCGGTATTGAGAAACTTCGTGAAAATCCACATCTCGAAATGCATGCTCGAGGCGGCTGA
- a CDS encoding molybdenum cofactor biosynthesis protein MoaE — translation MVTVKLFGMTKSLAGNQDSLTTTMSNGQKVKDLVELLEVGYPMIGELIHKKKILVSVNQEIAHEETDIREGDEVALLPPFAGGAPMDPVSNDIQLVRVQREDFSVDAVINLVRGKSKRIGGIATFLGIARDRSKGRDIDRITFEHYEGMAQTKLREIREQALKDFDIIEVAILHRYGEIGIGDNIVLIVVGAEHRAEAFRACEWAIAELKRITPIWKREHTPEGEVWVEEHP, via the coding sequence ATGGTCACGGTCAAACTATTCGGCATGACCAAGTCATTGGCTGGGAATCAGGATTCTCTCACCACGACAATGTCAAATGGGCAGAAAGTGAAAGATTTGGTTGAGCTTCTTGAGGTAGGGTATCCGATGATTGGGGAGCTCATCCATAAGAAGAAAATCCTGGTGTCGGTAAACCAGGAAATCGCCCATGAGGAGACGGATATTCGAGAGGGTGATGAGGTAGCGCTGTTGCCTCCATTTGCCGGTGGAGCACCAATGGATCCGGTCAGCAATGATATCCAGCTTGTCCGTGTGCAACGGGAGGATTTTTCTGTCGACGCTGTGATCAATCTGGTGCGAGGCAAGTCGAAGCGCATCGGCGGCATTGCGACATTTCTGGGTATTGCCCGTGATCGCTCGAAAGGGCGTGATATCGATCGCATTACCTTCGAGCATTACGAAGGAATGGCCCAAACCAAGCTGCGCGAGATCCGCGAGCAGGCGTTAAAGGATTTCGACATCATCGAGGTCGCGATCCTGCACCGGTATGGAGAAATCGGCATCGGCGACAACATCGTGCTGATAGTCGTGGGGGCGGAGCATCGGGCCGAGGCGTTCCGTGCCTGTGAATGGGCGATCGCTGAGTTGAAACGCATAACGCCGATCTGGAAACGCGAACACACGCCGGAAGGCGAAGTTTGGGTGGAGGAACACCCCTAA
- the moaC gene encoding cyclic pyranopterin monophosphate synthase MoaC — translation MAELTHFNESGRARMVDVSAKNSTERVATAQAIVFLQPETLEKIQRGKIAKGDVLAVAQVAGVMGAKRTPDLIPMCHPILLTAVDISFKEEPQPDREGRCSITIIATIKTTGPTGVEMEAMTAASVAALTIYDMCKAVDRGMSFSDISLLAKSGGKSGTYIRK, via the coding sequence ATGGCAGAGCTCACCCATTTTAACGAGTCAGGGCGCGCGCGGATGGTCGATGTCAGCGCCAAAAATTCGACCGAGAGAGTCGCGACCGCTCAGGCTATAGTTTTTCTCCAGCCAGAAACCCTTGAAAAGATTCAGCGGGGTAAGATTGCCAAGGGTGACGTGTTGGCTGTGGCACAGGTCGCAGGCGTGATGGGGGCTAAGAGGACTCCGGACCTCATTCCCATGTGCCATCCGATTCTTCTCACCGCTGTTGATATCTCCTTCAAAGAAGAACCTCAGCCAGATCGCGAAGGTCGTTGTTCGATCACCATCATTGCGACCATCAAGACGACTGGACCGACCGGGGTGGAAATGGAAGCGATGACGGCTGCCTCAGTGGCCGCTCTCACGATCTACGACATGTGTAAAGCGGTTGATCGCGGGATGAGTTTCAGCGACATCAGCCTTTTAGCGAAGTCTGGTGGGAAGTCTGGCACCTATATAAGGAAATGA